The following is a genomic window from uncultured Draconibacterium sp..
TGCCCCATCCAATTAAAAGCAGCAGTGTCTTTGTGCTCCATCCAATGTCCCATTCCTTCGTACACGTCAACCTTATGCACATAGCCTTTGGGATCACTCTTCTGCAATTCATCTAACTTCTCATCCCATTCCTCAGCAATTTTATTGCGGTTATATGCGCCATCCTCTGCTCCCACCTGAATAGCAAAAGGTAAATTCCTCAATCCAAGTGGCGAAGCATCATTAGGATGCCCTGCCATCATTGCTGCGGCAGCCAGCCAATCGGCCATTCGCGGTGCCAGCTGATATGTTCCGTCTCCGCCGGCAGAATAACCGGTAAGATAAACTCTATTGGTATTGATGTCTTCAAACGCATCGGCCAGCTGAATAAAACGTGCAAAAAACTCGTCAATATGATCCTGATGCCACAGATTCCATGTGTTGGTGGGAGCACGCGGAGCCATATAAATACCTTCTATCGGTTCATACAATCTTTTCTGATTCTCCCACTGCTGGTCATTCAGCTCCTGTAGAGCATTTCCTCCGCCATGCATTGAAATATACAAACTCCACCCCTCCGGAGGCTTTTCTCCAAACTTTTTATACTTAAATTTTAACTGATAGTCATCTAATAGTAATGTCTCATTTTGCCATTCACCCTGGTATTCCTTTTTTAATTTATCACTTAAATAGTTATAAATTAACCCGGCTACCAATTCACCTTCCGGTGCCGAAACTGCATCGTTTAAATCGGCAATTTTTTCTGGGCTTTCCTTCAAAAATGATTTTAACGACTGAATCGTTTCTGAATTTTCGGGTGAATTATTCGTACATCCCCAGCCTGTAATTACGGCTAATAGGAATAAAGCAATTGTTTTAACTGTTTCTGATCTCATCATCATTTATCTAATTATTTATGCTGATAATATTTCGTACAACTCTTCCACATCTTCTGCAAAATAGCTGGGACTGGCAGCACGTAAATCTACCTCTTTTCCAAAACCATAGCCCACTGCAATGGTAGAAATTTCGTTTTCGTTACCACCTTCAATATCGTAAACCGTATCGCCAACCATTACAATTTCTTCCGAAGGCACCAGTTGTTGTATGGTCAGTACATCAGCGATTATCTTGTCTTTAGTAGCTTTTTTTGCATGGTAATCGGCGCCTTTTAGCTGAAGAATGTAGCGATCCATTTCAAAATGCTCGATAATTTTTTTGGCATACTTTTCCAATTTGGCGGTGGCTACATACATTTTCTTTCCCTGCGCATCCAACCCGGCCAGCAACTCCATAATTCCATCGTACGGATCGTTTTGGTGCCAGCCATGTTCGCCATAATATTCGCGAAAATATTCAACGGCAAGTTTTGTATCGCGTTCGTTCATTCCGAACTGCGTGCTAAAACCCCATTGCAGCGGAGGTCCGATAAAAGTATCCAGAATATTTTCGTGGTAACCGTCTACCTGCATCTGCTCCAGTGCATATTTCAACGAGTTCTTTATGCCCAGCGTATTGTCGGTGAGTGTTCCGTCGAGATCGAATATTATGTGTGAAAATTGTGCCATTCAACTAAATTTTTCACGAAGGTAAGGCAATAAAATAAATCGGACGAGCAGAACGGTACACTTTTTGAATTTGACATAACAAACGTTCTAACACTTTAGCCATGAAACAATTTTTCCATATTACATTCCTTATCCTTTTTCAGCTGGTATTCGTAAATACCGATGCTGCAATCGCCGGTATATTTAACCGAAAAGTAGATTCCATAAAACTGGTGGTCGATCAAAACCAATTGGTACTTCCGGGAGAATCGTTTGAAATCGGAGTAGTTTCCTATCAGAAAAATGGTAAAATCAGAAAAACCATAGGTATGAACAGCGGCTCGGTGTTGTGGTGGCGCTATCAATCAGAAATAATTGGTGGCACAATGTCGAGAGGAAAAATTAAGGTGAGCTCTAAACTTTATCCATCAAAAGGAAAATACATCAGTGTTAAAATATGGCCACGTAAACACAAAGAACTTTCTCAAACACTTTTGATACCATTAAATTATGAAACGAAACTTTCTTTTAGCCCATTATCCGATTTCGACAAAGCCCCGGGATGTTATTTTAAAGCAGAGTTAACAGTCACTTATAACAACGGAATAAGCCGAAAAATAACTAATTTCCGGAATAGCTACTTTACCGATAATTACAGCATTTCTCCCCTCGGAATTACACTATTCAAGAACCGTTTTGTTATTGAAAGTGATTTCAGAAATATTACCAACCACCAGGTAAACCTTTTCGTTCAGTCGAAAAATAATCCAGCGGCATTAACCAACTTCCCCATTCAACTGGATTACAAACACAAATATAATCTGGGATTATGGGGACAATCCGGTCGTTCAGGTTTTGATGGATTGGACGGGCAAGACGGATTTTTGGGAGAAAATGGAACGCACGGATATCCCGGCGGACATGGAGAACCCGGATACAACGGCCCGGACATTGGCGTGTGGACCGATCTGTATTTCGACTCGACATTGAATTGCCAATTGTTATATGTATATGCCGAAGATTATGAAACCGGCAAAGAATATTATTACCTCATCAACCCGGATGGAGGCCAGTTAAAAGTGAGTTCAAAAGGTGGCTCTGGAGGTAACGGAGGAGATGGTGGAGACGGAGGAGATGGCGGTCGTGGCAAAGACGGAGAAATCTGGTATGAAGAAGTTACCAAAACCAGAATTGTACAAAAGCCTTTTACTACCACGCAATCAAAAACGGTTACAAAACAAAGAACTAACGAGGCCGGGGAAACAGAAGAATATGAAGAAACGATTGTGGAAACGGTTATCGTTTATCGCGATGTTGAAGAAACATATACCGAAACGATTAAACATCAAGGCCCCGGACAAAGAGGTGGTTGCGGAGGTGATGGCGGTCCCGGAGGAATTGCCGGTCCCGGCGGTTGGGGAGGCAACATTTTCCTGTATTTCACAAACGATGCCAAGCAATTTGCAAGGTGTATAATACCACAAAGCTTAGGCGGCAGCGGGGGCTCACATGGCTACGGAGGAGATGGAGGCGAAGGAGGTATGGGCGGCAACGGATGCCCCGATGGACATAAAGGAGGAAATGGCTATGATGCTCCGCGAATGCTGGGATGGGCCGATAACGGAGAAAGAGGTGAGATAATAATTGGAACCACCGACGAGTTTTTCTTCTACGAACCGGTGGCCAGAAAATAAACACTAAAAACATTCTGAAACCTCACGGGGCAGAAAGCCAGAACCATTTGATATTACAGCATCACCACCAGAACAAGGATGAGCAAAAGTTAATTGCTGTTTGAAATTTCTTTTTCACTATCTTTGCAGCCCTAAAATCAGTTAAAAATGGGATCGCCAGAAGTTACATTTATCGCGATTTCGCCAAAATAGAATTATGAGTAAGTTCAAACGTACGCTGATAACAACAGCACTGCCTTATGCCAACGGCCCGATTCATATTGGTCACCTTGCCGGAGTTTATGTTCCTGCCGATATTTATGCACGTTACCTCCGCCTGAAAAACGAGGATGTGATTATGATCGGAGGTTCTGACGAACACGGTGTGCCCATTACCCTGAAGGCCAAAAACGAAGGTATTACACCGCAGGATGTGGTTGACCGTTTTCACGGAATTATTAAGGATTCGTTCGAAAAATTTGGTATTTCGTTTGACGTTTACTCACGCACCAGCTCTCCGGTTCACC
Proteins encoded in this region:
- a CDS encoding HAD hydrolase-like protein — protein: MAQFSHIIFDLDGTLTDNTLGIKNSLKYALEQMQVDGYHENILDTFIGPPLQWGFSTQFGMNERDTKLAVEYFREYYGEHGWHQNDPYDGIMELLAGLDAQGKKMYVATAKLEKYAKKIIEHFEMDRYILQLKGADYHAKKATKDKIIADVLTIQQLVPSEEIVMVGDTVYDIEGGNENEISTIAVGYGFGKEVDLRAASPSYFAEDVEELYEILSA